From the Vibrio algarum genome, one window contains:
- a CDS encoding AGE family epimerase/isomerase, which produces MKWINTRSHNSWLETETDRIFEFGRNAVVPNGFGWVGNNGSIREEMGTRLWITARMLHCYSLAALMGRPGAYDLVEHGIAALEGPLKDTTHGGWYATIDNEGNGIVDASKQGYQHCFVLLGAASAVTTGHPRAQALLDEAIKVVEQYFWSEEEQMCLESWDEKFSETEDYRGGNASMHAVEAFLIVYDVTKDKKWLDRALHITEFMIHKTAKSLSYRVNEHFDSNWNPLPDYNKETPASHFRAYGGTPGHWIEWGRLICHLRATLLEIGAETPDWLLEDAKGLFDATVRDAWSVDGAPGFVYSVDWDGKPVVRERIRWTPVEAIGTAYALFTVTGDKKYEEFYQTWWDYCRTYLMDYEGCSWWQELDCNNVVSAKVWDGKQDIYHLMHCLVIPRLPLTPGLAPALAAGLLDQDMK; this is translated from the coding sequence ATGAAGTGGATTAACACCAGATCCCATAATTCTTGGTTAGAAACTGAAACAGATCGAATTTTTGAATTTGGAAGAAATGCAGTAGTACCAAACGGATTTGGTTGGGTTGGCAATAATGGCAGCATTCGTGAAGAAATGGGAACACGCCTATGGATCACGGCACGAATGTTACATTGCTATTCTCTCGCTGCTTTGATGGGACGTCCTGGTGCGTATGATCTCGTTGAACATGGCATTGCTGCATTAGAGGGACCACTAAAGGATACTACTCATGGTGGTTGGTACGCTACTATAGACAACGAAGGTAACGGAATTGTCGATGCATCAAAACAGGGTTACCAACACTGCTTTGTTTTACTTGGTGCAGCAAGTGCTGTAACAACGGGACACCCGCGTGCCCAAGCGTTACTAGACGAAGCAATTAAAGTAGTTGAGCAATACTTCTGGAGTGAAGAAGAGCAAATGTGCCTTGAGTCTTGGGATGAAAAATTCTCAGAGACTGAAGACTACCGTGGTGGTAATGCCAGTATGCACGCTGTTGAAGCTTTCTTGATTGTTTACGATGTAACAAAAGACAAGAAATGGCTAGATCGAGCACTACATATTACTGAGTTTATGATCCACAAGACAGCCAAAAGCCTCAGCTACCGTGTAAACGAGCATTTTGACTCAAACTGGAATCCACTTCCTGACTACAACAAAGAAACGCCAGCAAGCCATTTTCGTGCCTACGGTGGTACTCCTGGTCACTGGATCGAGTGGGGACGTCTAATCTGCCATCTTCGTGCCACATTACTAGAAATTGGTGCAGAAACCCCAGATTGGCTACTAGAAGATGCGAAAGGCTTATTTGATGCAACCGTTCGTGATGCATGGTCGGTCGATGGTGCACCGGGTTTTGTTTACTCTGTTGATTGGGACGGTAAACCAGTTGTTCGTGAACGTATCCGTTGGACTCCTGTTGAAGCTATCGGTACAGCTTATGCGCTATTCACCGTCACCGGTGATAAAAAATATGAAGAGTTTTATCAAACTTGGTGGGATTACTGCCGCACCTACCTAATGGATTACGAAGGTTGTTCTTGGTGGCAAGAACTTGATTGTAATAACGTAGTGTCAGCAAAAGTGTGGGATGGTAAACAAGATATTTATCACCTAATGCATTGCTTAGTCATTCCAAGGTTACCTCTCACTCCTGGTTTAGCTCCAGCATTAGCTGCGGGTTTGTTAGACCAAGACATGAAGTAA
- a CDS encoding type 2 periplasmic-binding domain-containing protein: MKNIHFWNGNKSPVRQQYEFEILTAALQATKSATNSKPSVIIDTTDYPSAKDEGNVFSNGTDVLVTVAGNLKFSNKAFIPINKPITKGLLGYRILITRKNFSSIISHTLESTKQTISTLKAGIPATWADADLFRHNGFQVFEKGSFEEIFHYLSNGECDYVSLGANEVETVFESITHKFPNLIIEPDLVLYYPFPLVFYVHPEKPELAKQIELGLTYLINNGGLDEIFDRYFGECLDKLNLNNRDMVLLSNPILPIALDGAITDSLISS; the protein is encoded by the coding sequence ATGAAAAACATACATTTTTGGAACGGCAATAAATCCCCTGTTCGTCAGCAATATGAATTTGAGATTCTCACTGCCGCGTTGCAAGCAACGAAAAGTGCTACAAACTCAAAACCTTCCGTTATTATTGATACTACAGACTATCCATCTGCAAAAGATGAAGGAAACGTCTTTTCCAACGGAACCGACGTACTCGTAACCGTTGCGGGAAACCTCAAGTTTTCCAACAAAGCGTTTATCCCCATCAACAAACCAATAACCAAAGGACTATTGGGGTACCGTATATTAATAACTCGGAAAAATTTCAGCTCGATAATCAGCCATACGTTAGAAAGCACCAAACAAACAATCAGCACACTAAAGGCAGGTATCCCCGCTACATGGGCTGACGCAGATCTGTTTAGGCACAATGGTTTTCAAGTGTTTGAGAAAGGCAGTTTCGAAGAAATATTTCATTACCTCAGCAACGGTGAGTGCGATTACGTCTCTTTAGGGGCAAATGAAGTAGAGACTGTTTTTGAAAGTATTACTCATAAGTTTCCTAACCTGATCATTGAACCGGATTTGGTACTTTATTATCCATTCCCTCTAGTATTTTACGTACACCCAGAAAAACCTGAACTGGCAAAACAGATAGAACTGGGATTAACTTATCTAATTAACAATGGCGGACTTGATGAGATATTTGACCGTTATTTCGGTGAGTGCCTAGATAAATTAAATCTAAATAACAGGGATATGGTTTTGCTGTCCAACCCTATTTTACCAATAGCGTTAGACGGCGCTATTACCGATTCTTTAATAAGTAGCTAG
- a CDS encoding ABC transporter substrate-binding protein has product MTPTFQLITGLLTALLLIGCDSPTKNTTTESPSIDTTIKNEQEASEPLKQIILTMGSWRKDDVEQIGFILKKFNEKYPHIVIKFDPTEPSQYNDVIAAQLEGGTAPDLFYLRSHSASAEMFNKGYLVGLNDLTDIRNNFPPQMLNAWATKENIYGVPLMAVSHGIYFNASFFEQNNLVVPTSWEALLSLAEKLKAEGIIPFANATGDNWTTNGLILQNVLPGIIGGDQGRLEYYNGTRCFNDAQMVSVFKAVKDISSYIATNHRLLKYADSLQLFIQGKSPMWFGGSWDIPFFEAQNPDFDWSVFAIPPPDGKEYYVTFHPDAGIGLNSSSPYIEEAKLFLQWMTTKEFAVLFEEQLPGFFPMHYEVTSTKNPHANLFLDLHNQYKTATRIWRQIEQGEPSDYKVAVQASADVMNNLITPQQAADNLQEGISSWYLPAQQCQHD; this is encoded by the coding sequence ATGACACCAACGTTTCAGTTAATCACAGGATTATTGACAGCATTGCTATTGATTGGATGTGATTCCCCAACTAAAAATACGACCACCGAAAGCCCAAGTATCGATACAACGATAAAAAACGAACAAGAAGCATCAGAGCCTTTAAAACAGATAATTTTGACCATGGGTTCATGGAGGAAAGACGATGTTGAGCAGATAGGGTTTATTTTAAAGAAATTCAATGAAAAGTATCCGCATATTGTTATCAAATTTGACCCGACCGAACCTTCTCAATATAACGACGTTATTGCTGCTCAATTAGAAGGTGGTACAGCACCAGATCTGTTTTACCTTCGTTCTCATAGCGCATCGGCAGAGATGTTTAATAAAGGTTATCTCGTTGGGCTTAATGATCTGACTGATATTCGAAATAATTTTCCGCCGCAAATGCTCAATGCTTGGGCCACAAAAGAAAATATCTACGGTGTCCCGTTAATGGCCGTGTCTCATGGAATTTACTTTAACGCATCCTTTTTTGAGCAAAATAATTTGGTAGTGCCTACTTCATGGGAAGCTTTGCTATCTTTAGCTGAAAAGCTTAAGGCCGAAGGGATTATTCCATTTGCGAATGCAACCGGTGATAACTGGACAACGAATGGATTGATATTGCAAAACGTCCTACCAGGAATTATCGGTGGGGATCAAGGTCGATTAGAGTATTACAATGGGACACGTTGTTTTAACGATGCTCAGATGGTTAGTGTTTTTAAGGCAGTTAAAGATATTTCTTCTTATATAGCAACGAACCATAGACTACTAAAATATGCGGATAGCTTACAACTCTTTATCCAAGGAAAATCACCAATGTGGTTTGGTGGTTCATGGGATATTCCGTTTTTTGAGGCTCAAAACCCTGATTTTGATTGGAGCGTTTTTGCTATCCCGCCACCAGATGGAAAAGAGTATTACGTCACGTTTCATCCTGATGCGGGAATCGGTCTGAATAGTTCGTCGCCTTATATAGAAGAAGCTAAGCTATTTTTGCAATGGATGACAACCAAAGAATTTGCAGTGCTTTTTGAAGAGCAGTTGCCGGGTTTTTTTCCTATGCACTATGAGGTGACAAGCACCAAGAATCCACACGCTAACTTGTTTCTGGATTTACATAACCAATATAAAACAGCGACTCGTATCTGGAGACAAATTGAGCAAGGGGAGCCAAGTGACTACAAAGTAGCGGTCCAAGCTTCAGCTGATGTTATGAATAATTTAATCACGCCACAACAGGCAGCAGACAACCTTCAAGAAGGGATCTCTTCTTGGTATTTGCCTGCGCAACAATGTCAACATGACTAA
- the yihU gene encoding sulfolactaldehyde 3-reductase, protein MVKTLYWRQSQYAYKEQIMSTIGFIGLGQMGSPMAANLINGGHTLKVFDISEDAIQALVSQGAVAAASPADAASDVEFIVTMLPNGALVRNIIFGENGITSTMSKEALLIDMSTIHPFETDALVKEMADKGFSMMEAPVGRTSDHAIKGELLILAGGSKEQIAKAQPLFDCMGSETVDAGGAGKGIRVKIINNYMSIALNALSAEAITLAEAIGLDFDTAMAVMSGTPAGKGHFTTTWPGKVLSGDLSPAFMVDLAHKDLGIALDLANQVNVPMPCGAASREVYSITRAAGRGRQDWSAVLEQLRVTSGLEPKIK, encoded by the coding sequence TTGGTAAAAACGTTATATTGGCGACAATCCCAATATGCATACAAGGAACAAATCATGTCAACTATCGGCTTTATCGGTCTTGGTCAAATGGGCAGCCCAATGGCGGCTAACCTAATTAACGGTGGTCACACGCTAAAAGTTTTCGACATCAGCGAAGACGCAATACAAGCACTAGTAAGCCAAGGTGCGGTAGCAGCTGCTTCTCCAGCAGACGCCGCTTCAGACGTTGAATTCATTGTTACTATGCTGCCAAACGGTGCGCTAGTAAGAAATATCATTTTTGGTGAAAATGGAATCACATCAACCATGAGCAAAGAAGCGCTTTTGATTGATATGTCTACTATCCACCCATTTGAAACTGACGCACTTGTAAAAGAGATGGCAGACAAAGGTTTCTCTATGATGGAAGCACCAGTAGGTCGCACATCAGACCACGCGATCAAAGGTGAACTTCTTATCTTAGCTGGTGGCTCAAAAGAGCAAATAGCTAAGGCGCAGCCTCTTTTCGATTGCATGGGGAGTGAAACAGTAGACGCTGGCGGTGCTGGTAAAGGCATCCGCGTAAAAATCATCAATAACTACATGAGTATTGCTCTTAACGCGTTATCTGCAGAAGCCATTACGTTAGCAGAAGCAATCGGCTTAGATTTCGATACGGCAATGGCTGTAATGAGTGGCACCCCAGCAGGTAAAGGTCACTTCACTACAACCTGGCCTGGTAAAGTATTATCCGGAGATTTGTCTCCTGCGTTTATGGTTGATCTTGCGCACAAAGACTTAGGTATCGCTCTTGATTTAGCTAACCAAGTTAATGTTCCTATGCCATGTGGTGCTGCGTCTCGTGAGGTTTATAGCATTACTCGCGCTGCGGGCCGTGGTCGCCAAGACTGGTCAGCAGTATTAGAGCAGTTACGAGTAACTTCAGGTCTAGAACCAAAGATCAAATAG
- a CDS encoding GGDEF domain-containing protein, producing the protein MTKTKPLIKRNIVRRVILGYVLALSFTIVIVFLAFTGLNKINATVDDITNRLTETRNLAQGIDNKLQLVGFYTDRYQRLYHQVDLDSFNEKVLDLKASLDSISVLISDEVTLDMVHYIQRETDIYLKEFEEITKLIMYQQSLLSTIFLKQELLVENQLSAIRINVGIVQVPDIYFSFGNARASFELMRLQQSKYLSKNDEKYFVMFKNNYELSTDAFSDLIQAMTKASIHSDIVNNAMKAQEELRIYYNTFLDIHRANISLRRLSKKLDDHELKVVQTSSKIAMRIEDEYKKGNNLTQELVRTTQLQLLAAVIIAILINLALIYVVLRKIIAPIFQELQDLSNLDGLTQVANRRAFDIGLEREGIRAKREGKPLSLIMCDVDYFKKYNDEYGHQLGDLCLKRVAASINNTCNRPEHFVARYGGEEFVIILPNTSAKMALDIAEKMRLSIEGLKVPHRTSSINAFVTISMGVATMTDKEEIPTETLISYSDRALYKAKRNNRNCVLHYNDI; encoded by the coding sequence ATGACTAAGACTAAGCCGTTAATTAAACGAAATATAGTCCGTAGAGTTATTCTTGGATATGTTTTAGCGCTTAGTTTTACCATTGTTATTGTATTCTTAGCTTTTACTGGGCTAAATAAGATTAATGCTACTGTCGATGATATTACCAATCGATTGACCGAGACTCGGAACCTCGCTCAGGGTATTGACAACAAACTCCAATTGGTTGGGTTTTATACCGACAGATACCAACGTTTATACCATCAAGTAGATTTAGATTCCTTTAACGAAAAGGTTTTAGATTTAAAGGCTAGTTTAGATAGTATAAGCGTTTTGATCAGCGACGAAGTTACGTTGGATATGGTGCATTATATTCAACGAGAAACAGATATTTATTTGAAAGAGTTTGAAGAGATAACCAAACTTATCATGTATCAGCAATCACTCTTGTCTACAATTTTTCTGAAACAAGAACTTCTCGTAGAAAATCAATTATCTGCTATTCGTATAAATGTTGGTATCGTTCAGGTTCCAGACATCTATTTTTCATTTGGAAATGCTCGAGCTTCATTCGAGTTGATGCGCTTACAGCAGTCAAAGTATCTTAGTAAAAATGATGAAAAGTACTTTGTGATGTTTAAGAACAATTATGAGCTTTCTACGGATGCATTTTCTGACTTGATTCAGGCCATGACTAAAGCCTCAATACATTCAGACATAGTTAATAACGCAATGAAAGCGCAGGAAGAATTGAGAATTTATTATAATACTTTCCTTGATATACATCGCGCCAACATCTCTTTAAGAAGGTTGTCCAAAAAGTTAGACGATCATGAATTAAAAGTTGTTCAAACGTCTTCAAAAATAGCTATGCGTATTGAAGATGAGTACAAAAAGGGTAATAACTTGACCCAAGAGTTGGTGCGAACGACTCAGCTTCAATTGTTAGCGGCTGTCATTATTGCAATTTTGATTAACTTAGCGCTTATTTATGTTGTTTTACGAAAGATAATTGCTCCTATATTTCAAGAGTTACAAGATCTATCTAACCTTGATGGCTTAACACAAGTCGCTAATAGGCGAGCGTTCGATATAGGTTTAGAGAGAGAGGGGATTAGAGCGAAAAGAGAGGGTAAGCCGCTTTCTTTAATCATGTGTGATGTTGATTACTTTAAAAAATACAATGATGAGTACGGTCATCAACTGGGCGACCTTTGCCTTAAAAGAGTCGCAGCTTCCATCAATAATACATGTAACCGACCCGAACATTTTGTCGCAAGATACGGTGGCGAAGAATTTGTGATAATTTTACCCAACACGTCTGCGAAAATGGCATTAGACATTGCTGAAAAAATGAGGCTTAGTATAGAAGGCCTTAAAGTGCCTCATCGAACGTCTTCAATTAACGCGTTTGTCACAATTAGCATGGGCGTCGCAACAATGACTGACAAGGAAGAAATACCGACTGAAACGCTTATCAGTTATTCAGATAGAGCGCTTTATAAGGCTAAGCGTAACAATAGGAACTGTGTTTTACATTATAACGACATTTAA
- a CDS encoding putative quinol monooxygenase — protein sequence MTKLTIVANIVANKDKIEPVKAELLKLIGSTRSEEGCINYDLHQDNENLAHFTFYENWVSRELWQTHMSNTHLAEYMVATDGAVMSFTLNEMTQIA from the coding sequence ATGACGAAATTGACTATTGTCGCCAATATCGTCGCTAATAAAGACAAAATTGAGCCAGTTAAAGCCGAGCTTTTAAAATTGATTGGTAGTACTCGTTCTGAAGAAGGTTGCATCAACTATGATCTTCACCAGGATAACGAGAACCTTGCTCACTTTACGTTCTATGAAAACTGGGTATCTCGTGAATTATGGCAAACACATATGAGTAATACACACTTAGCTGAATACATGGTCGCCACAGATGGCGCAGTCATGTCGTTTACGCTAAACGAAATGACACAGATCGCTTAA
- a CDS encoding class II fructose-bisphosphate aldolase, translating into MPYLSGKTMIKEAWENGYAIGAFTAHNLETIKAVLLAAQEEQSPFMLQIGQKAINEIGMKPLRDAVDSLIQHHNITVPVCIHLDHSRKFEQCMEAATRDFQSLMFDGSALPFEENIRITKAVVEVAAALGLGSEGEIGKIGGTEDDITVDEKDAMITTVAEALDFSERTGVDYLAVSIGTAHGVYKTTPELKFERLTEIKEAVKKPIVLHGGSGVPDDQVIEAVKRGVAKINVDTELRQGFIRGVQAHWAENQDDFILADVNNSGIAAMMEVVRHKIRLFGSNGKA; encoded by the coding sequence ATGCCTTACTTATCCGGCAAAACAATGATCAAAGAAGCGTGGGAAAACGGCTACGCTATCGGTGCATTCACAGCTCACAACCTAGAAACCATCAAAGCGGTACTTCTAGCGGCACAAGAAGAACAATCTCCTTTTATGTTGCAAATTGGCCAAAAAGCCATTAACGAAATTGGTATGAAGCCTCTTCGTGACGCAGTGGACTCTCTTATTCAACATCACAACATCACTGTTCCAGTCTGTATTCACCTTGACCACAGCCGCAAGTTTGAGCAATGCATGGAAGCAGCCACTCGTGACTTCCAGTCTTTAATGTTTGATGGCTCTGCTCTACCTTTCGAAGAAAATATTCGTATCACAAAAGCCGTTGTTGAAGTCGCTGCTGCACTTGGCCTTGGTTCAGAAGGTGAAATCGGCAAGATAGGCGGTACAGAAGATGATATCACTGTTGATGAAAAAGATGCGATGATCACAACCGTTGCAGAAGCTTTAGATTTCTCAGAGCGCACAGGTGTTGATTATCTAGCAGTTTCTATCGGCACTGCTCACGGTGTGTATAAAACAACACCAGAACTTAAGTTTGAGCGCCTAACTGAAATCAAAGAAGCTGTGAAAAAACCTATTGTTCTACACGGTGGTTCAGGTGTGCCAGATGACCAAGTTATCGAAGCCGTTAAACGTGGTGTTGCAAAAATAAATGTTGATACAGAATTGCGTCAAGGCTTTATCCGAGGTGTACAAGCACATTGGGCTGAAAATCAAGACGACTTTATTCTAGCAGACGTTAACAATTCTGGTATCGCCGCAATGATGGAAGTAGTTAGACACAAGATCCGTCTGTTCGGTTCAAACGGTAAAGCTTAA
- a CDS encoding DeoR/GlpR family DNA-binding transcription regulator, with product MTNPRQDKLLQLVIDKGYCTVEDLAETLQVSTQTIRRDIKKLSDERLIVRHHGGASSPSSTVNLDYEIRKVSETDEKNAIGERIADMIPDSSTVFLTIGTTAEIIATHLLKKSNLQIITNSLRVANVLHSNKSFDVLIPSGKIRATNGGIVGTEALDFINNFRFDYLITSAGSIDADGTLLEYDLNETAIAQSVMKSARNVFVAIDSTKYTPKGSIELGHIREATVFFTDVQPPTDIQEVLNQTTVKLEVCGS from the coding sequence ATGACTAATCCTAGACAAGACAAATTATTACAATTAGTTATCGATAAAGGTTACTGTACCGTTGAAGATTTGGCAGAAACTTTACAAGTTTCTACACAAACGATAAGACGAGATATAAAAAAGCTTAGTGATGAGAGACTAATTGTGCGTCACCATGGGGGAGCGAGTTCTCCTTCTAGCACTGTAAATTTAGACTACGAAATTCGTAAAGTATCTGAAACTGATGAAAAAAATGCAATCGGTGAAAGAATAGCAGATATGATCCCTGATAGTTCGACAGTATTTTTGACTATCGGCACGACTGCAGAAATTATTGCGACTCACTTGCTTAAAAAAAGTAACCTTCAAATCATTACTAATTCATTGCGTGTTGCCAATGTGCTGCATAGTAATAAAAGCTTTGATGTACTTATACCAAGCGGAAAAATTCGCGCAACAAATGGTGGAATCGTTGGAACAGAAGCGCTTGATTTTATCAATAACTTCCGTTTTGATTATCTGATCACGAGTGCTGGTTCTATTGATGCAGATGGTACGCTCTTGGAGTACGATTTAAATGAAACAGCTATTGCTCAATCGGTGATGAAGTCAGCCAGAAATGTATTTGTCGCGATAGATTCGACTAAATACACACCTAAAGGCTCTATAGAATTGGGGCATATACGCGAGGCGACCGTTTTCTTCACGGATGTACAGCCACCCACTGATATTCAGGAAGTTCTGAATCAGACGACGGTGAAATTAGAAGTCTGTGGTAGTTAA
- a CDS encoding PfkB family carbohydrate kinase: MDFIGRVGGDSVAETMLAELSSYGVDVSKVIRIPNASSAFSAVLVDDEGERMIINYQDKSLIRDIEPLKSVDFSTYSTILCDVRWPEGAKYALEQAKKYNVPTVLDADLSPDSIADLVELADHVAFSEPGLERFTETSDPIEGLKIAQKRTKGKVYVTVGAKGCYWLENGELKHQTGKVVDVVDTTGAGDVFHGAFAVAVSEQMETRQSVIFSNTVAALKCTKLGGREGIPSREIVNADIN, encoded by the coding sequence GTGGATTTTATTGGCCGCGTTGGTGGTGATTCTGTTGCTGAAACTATGCTGGCAGAATTATCCAGTTATGGTGTGGATGTTAGTAAAGTCATTCGTATTCCTAATGCATCATCGGCGTTTTCAGCCGTATTAGTTGATGATGAAGGTGAGCGTATGATTATTAATTATCAAGACAAATCACTTATACGAGATATCGAGCCTCTTAAATCTGTCGATTTCTCTACATACTCAACCATCTTATGTGATGTGCGTTGGCCAGAAGGTGCAAAATATGCACTAGAACAGGCTAAAAAGTATAACGTTCCAACGGTGCTGGATGCGGATTTATCACCTGATTCAATCGCCGATTTGGTGGAACTTGCTGATCATGTTGCTTTTTCTGAACCCGGCCTAGAAAGGTTTACTGAGACAAGTGACCCAATTGAAGGGTTAAAAATCGCTCAGAAAAGGACAAAAGGTAAAGTTTATGTTACCGTTGGCGCGAAAGGTTGTTACTGGTTAGAAAATGGCGAACTTAAGCACCAAACAGGCAAAGTTGTAGACGTAGTAGATACAACTGGTGCGGGCGATGTTTTTCACGGAGCCTTTGCTGTCGCGGTTTCAGAACAGATGGAAACAAGACAATCCGTTATTTTTTCAAACACAGTTGCAGCGTTGAAATGCACCAAGTTAGGTGGGCGTGAAGGTATTCCAAGTAGGGAAATTGTTAACGCCGATATAAATTAA
- a CDS encoding aldose epimerase family protein, whose product MELTITSWGSVEGQDKPVQLFTLTNTNGMKVSVTNYGCIVTSIETPDRDGNLADIVLGYESLEKYLGGHPFFGAIAGRFANRIKDGKYSLDGIKYQLETNESPTVQHLHGGSKGFDKYVWDYSIEESEQETFIHFSRVSPDGESSYGGTLNVVHTIGLDEDNQVHYNFKATTDKPTVINLVNHSYYNLGGHDSGSIDGHQLKIYGDYYTPTAENMIPTGEILSVKNSGLDFTSMVNIGENKSHVPDGAYDHNYILHNRDVEGEYAFAAELYEPNSGRFMTVLTTQPAVQFYNGSKLSNKPWIARNGYKYESCSGMCLETQHFPDSPNQSHFPTTRLNPGEIFEEKTVHRFSIK is encoded by the coding sequence GTGGAACTTACCATCACCTCTTGGGGATCAGTAGAAGGTCAGGATAAACCTGTTCAACTTTTTACGCTCACCAATACAAATGGCATGAAAGTATCGGTCACCAACTACGGTTGTATCGTCACCTCAATCGAAACACCAGACCGCGATGGCAATTTAGCCGACATCGTTCTAGGTTACGAAAGCTTAGAAAAATACCTTGGTGGTCACCCATTTTTTGGTGCTATTGCTGGTCGTTTCGCGAACCGTATTAAAGATGGGAAGTACTCTCTTGATGGTATCAAGTATCAGTTAGAGACCAATGAATCACCAACAGTGCAACACTTGCACGGTGGTTCAAAAGGATTCGACAAATACGTATGGGACTATTCTATTGAAGAATCGGAACAAGAAACCTTCATCCACTTTAGTCGCGTGTCACCAGATGGTGAGTCCAGCTACGGTGGGACATTGAATGTTGTTCATACTATTGGTCTAGACGAAGATAATCAGGTGCACTACAACTTTAAGGCGACGACCGACAAACCTACAGTCATTAACCTCGTAAACCATAGCTACTATAACCTTGGTGGTCATGACTCTGGCTCAATAGACGGTCACCAGCTGAAAATTTATGGCGATTACTACACACCAACCGCTGAGAATATGATACCTACAGGTGAAATTTTGTCCGTTAAAAACTCAGGACTAGACTTTACCTCAATGGTAAATATTGGCGAAAATAAGTCTCATGTCCCTGATGGTGCATATGACCATAATTACATCTTGCACAATCGAGACGTAGAAGGTGAATATGCCTTCGCTGCTGAATTATATGAGCCCAATAGCGGCCGCTTTATGACCGTGTTGACCACTCAGCCAGCTGTCCAGTTCTACAACGGTTCTAAACTGTCTAACAAGCCTTGGATTGCTCGCAACGGTTATAAATATGAATCGTGTAGCGGTATGTGTTTGGAAACTCAGCACTTCCCTGATAGTCCTAATCAGTCTCACTTCCCGACAACTCGTCTGAACCCGGGCGAAATTTTCGAAGAGAAAACGGTCCATCGTTTCAGTATTAAATAA